A single genomic interval of Spirosoma linguale DSM 74 harbors:
- a CDS encoding protein of unknown function DUF421 (PFAM: protein of unknown function DUF421~KEGG: mch:Mchl_3352 protein of unknown function DUF421), whose protein sequence is MTDVFDNVSNWLFKGWESIGRVLFVGVLAYAGLLLFLRISGKRTLSKMNAFDLVVTVALGSTLSTIIVSRQTGVADGLMALALLIGLQYSVAWLSVRWPWFRRGIKSEPALLFHQGTYLHGALRRERVTPDEILSAMRQSGAANPADVSAVVLETDGSFTVISGSLSADMPSLQNVTRPSQANRNQIK, encoded by the coding sequence ATGACAGATGTGTTCGATAATGTCAGCAATTGGCTATTTAAGGGATGGGAGAGCATTGGTAGGGTCTTGTTTGTAGGCGTGCTAGCCTATGCAGGGCTCTTGCTGTTCCTGCGAATATCCGGCAAGCGTACCCTATCGAAGATGAACGCATTTGACCTGGTTGTTACCGTTGCTCTGGGCTCTACGCTCTCGACCATCATCGTTTCCCGTCAAACGGGGGTGGCCGATGGGTTGATGGCCTTAGCCTTGCTCATCGGTCTTCAATATAGTGTAGCCTGGTTATCGGTCCGATGGCCGTGGTTTCGGCGGGGCATCAAGAGTGAGCCTGCGCTACTGTTTCATCAGGGAACCTACTTGCACGGGGCTTTACGGCGAGAACGGGTCACACCCGATGAAATCTTGTCGGCCATGCGGCAGTCGGGTGCGGCCAATCCAGCGGATGTGTCGGCTGTTGTGCTGGAAACCGATGGCTCGTTTACCGTTATTTCGGGTAGCCTTTCTGCGGATATGCCTAGTTTACAAAATGTTACCCGTCCTTCCCAGGCAAACAGAAATCAGATAAAGTAG
- a CDS encoding hypothetical protein (KEGG: net:Neut_1268 hypothetical protein), with protein MTTQQPSTETTMMSKLSLDPKNVLYIAIILLGIGCSYLLYRNWQLKAQFAHERESMRVTARNNQLSANQQQLTFSMKTFVWAVRNALLQNKPGEINEYFNTLVQNKGVQEMLLVDPSGKVTISTNKKNQGISFASRFPAYLLQKDDIYFNDKAVYELSAPVTAPNKRLGTLVMFYKPMPVLPVTNP; from the coding sequence ATGACGACTCAACAGCCATCTACAGAAACCACGATGATGTCCAAACTGAGTTTGGACCCCAAAAATGTGCTTTATATCGCAATCATTCTTTTAGGGATTGGGTGCAGCTATCTGCTCTACAGAAATTGGCAGCTGAAGGCCCAGTTTGCTCATGAGCGTGAATCCATGCGCGTAACCGCTCGGAATAACCAGCTTTCGGCTAATCAGCAGCAATTGACCTTTAGCATGAAAACGTTTGTATGGGCGGTTCGAAATGCTTTACTACAGAATAAGCCGGGTGAAATTAATGAGTACTTCAACACATTGGTACAGAATAAAGGCGTTCAGGAAATGTTGCTTGTCGATCCATCGGGTAAGGTGACAATCTCCACGAACAAAAAAAATCAGGGTATTTCCTTTGCCAGCCGTTTTCCCGCTTATCTGCTTCAAAAGGACGATATCTATTTTAATGACAAGGCGGTTTATGAACTTTCGGCTCCTGTAACAGCCCCCAACAAGCGGCTGGGTACGCTGGTCATGTTTTACAAACCGATGCCTGTTTTGCCTGTCACAAACCCATAA
- a CDS encoding protein of unknown function DUF1622 (PFAM: protein of unknown function DUF1622~KEGG: cvi:CV_4273 hypothetical protein): protein MEEFIKAATLLSAWWIEAGAALVIATASVRALGSFLLAMATDRSLAVPKEEIRLSLGRSLALALELELGADILKTAVAPTWNDIGLLAAIAVLRTALNYFLERELRNAEQRDNVRQQPASSPLDN from the coding sequence ATGGAAGAATTTATTAAAGCGGCCACTTTGCTATCGGCCTGGTGGATCGAAGCCGGTGCTGCCCTTGTCATTGCAACGGCATCGGTGCGGGCATTGGGGAGTTTCTTACTGGCGATGGCTACAGACCGAAGTTTGGCGGTACCAAAAGAGGAAATTCGACTATCGTTAGGTCGATCGCTGGCGCTGGCTTTAGAATTGGAATTAGGAGCCGATATTCTAAAAACGGCCGTCGCCCCTACCTGGAATGACATTGGCCTGTTAGCGGCCATTGCTGTATTGAGAACAGCCCTTAATTACTTTCTGGAACGTGAACTACGTAATGCCGAACAACGGGATAACGTACGACAACAACCAGCGTCTTCTCCTCTGGACAACTAA
- a CDS encoding Protein of unknown function DUF2254, membrane (PFAM: Protein of unknown function DUF2254, membrane~KEGG: noc:Noc_0468 hypothetical protein), producing MTTRLEQYWQQLKESLWFVPGLMVLFSFGLAYGLIEFDVHTAWNGQKRLPLLFGTGADGARGMLSAIASSMLTVAALAFSLTLATITQVSSQYSPRVLRNFMRDRLNQLVMGYFVSVFAYCLIVLGTIRGTDEIKFVPATAVLVGLLLALGGVAALIFFIHHIAESLQTGTIVQHIFHETSKAIESLFPERFGEPIDDPEKAEAALHYTEEQKGWHPVRTSQSGYLQRINTDGLLDWAGKNHVVLRIEKEMGAFVGEGTILFSVRSGMERPDPAEADWPGDLMKYVSIGRHRNVEQDVAFGIQQLVDIALKALSPGINDTTTAIMAVDYLGAVCERLARREFPSRLRSDGKHLRVLIRSTSFDDYIRQAFDLPRINARGNHAVFRRLLRALALVNDAACSVDRKQILIKQASLLVTYSEQTLNSDYEKQQVLDLYAQLKKTWS from the coding sequence ATGACAACCCGGCTTGAGCAATACTGGCAGCAACTTAAAGAATCATTGTGGTTTGTGCCGGGCCTGATGGTACTGTTTTCCTTTGGGCTGGCCTATGGGTTAATCGAGTTCGATGTGCATACTGCCTGGAATGGGCAGAAACGGCTTCCTCTTCTGTTCGGTACCGGAGCCGATGGAGCCCGGGGTATGCTGTCGGCCATTGCGAGTTCAATGCTTACGGTAGCTGCTCTGGCCTTTTCCCTGACCCTGGCCACCATTACCCAGGTGAGTAGCCAGTATTCGCCACGCGTGTTGCGAAATTTTATGCGGGATCGGCTCAATCAGCTGGTTATGGGTTACTTTGTCAGTGTCTTTGCCTATTGCCTGATCGTACTGGGTACGATTCGGGGAACCGATGAGATAAAATTCGTTCCGGCCACGGCTGTGCTGGTTGGTTTGTTATTAGCCCTGGGTGGGGTAGCTGCGCTGATCTTTTTTATACACCATATTGCCGAATCGCTCCAGACAGGCACCATTGTCCAGCATATTTTCCATGAAACGAGTAAAGCCATTGAGAGCCTTTTTCCAGAACGGTTTGGTGAACCGATCGACGACCCTGAGAAAGCTGAAGCAGCTTTACACTATACAGAAGAACAAAAGGGCTGGCATCCAGTCAGGACAAGTCAGTCGGGTTATCTGCAACGCATCAACACCGATGGGCTGCTGGACTGGGCTGGTAAAAACCATGTGGTGCTGCGTATAGAAAAAGAAATGGGAGCGTTTGTGGGCGAGGGAACTATACTCTTTAGCGTTCGTAGTGGTATGGAGCGCCCTGACCCGGCTGAAGCCGACTGGCCTGGTGATCTGATGAAGTACGTAAGCATCGGACGGCATCGCAACGTAGAGCAGGACGTTGCGTTCGGTATTCAGCAATTGGTAGATATTGCACTCAAGGCACTTTCGCCGGGTATCAACGACACAACTACCGCCATAATGGCGGTAGATTACCTCGGTGCTGTTTGTGAACGACTTGCCCGGCGCGAGTTTCCATCCCGCTTGCGTTCTGACGGTAAGCACCTGAGGGTTTTGATTCGCAGTACGAGTTTTGACGACTATATCCGGCAGGCGTTTGACCTCCCCCGTATCAATGCCAGAGGAAACCACGCCGTATTTCGTCGATTACTGCGGGCGTTGGCTCTGGTAAATGACGCAGCCTGTTCCGTAGACCGCAAACAGATCCTTATAAAGCAGGCATCGCTACTTGTGACCTACTCGGAGCAGACGCTCAATAGCGATTATGAAAAGCAACAGGTACTCGACTTGTACGCCCAGCTTAAAAAGACATGGTCATAA
- a CDS encoding PKD domain containing protein (PFAM: PKD domain containing protein~SMART: PKD domain containing protein~KEGG: hypothetical protein): MFRLLLSLSLLVLLTSGVRAQTAQQCATMEMDSLLRARHPELGTLNDFERALQRKMVEIKKQMASGRVGLATVITIPVVIHVVHNGEAVGSGRNISRAQVQAQLTTLNEDFRRKAGTRGFNDNPLGADIEIEFCPAIVNPQGQSMAEPGIDRYNGNRANWNRNDIEGILKPSSYWNPDKYYNIWVVDLNDAVAGGGQLLGYAQFPSQSNLPGIPSEGPASTDGVVIDYRSFGNVEKGTFPTMRDTYNLGRTLSHETGHWFGLRHIWGDANCGDDFCADTPPQASESRGCPVGRVSCGSTNMVQNYMDYSNDACMNIFTLNQKDRIRAVMALSPRRVSLLSSNVCGTLVAVRPVSNFRADNQQVLLGGQIKFNDLSDGFPTSWSWTFEGGTPSTSTEQNPVVTYTQPGKFKVTLVTSNAIGQSDPVTRTEYIEVLNQGLCNTVKNFDGTPTVLREVGGTGYVAGQNSRRSKAVSEFFANKLGYTNLAGASLKFGVAKAARGASTESVVTVTVWNGRGFQGGPGAVLGEKDVPLRTILDDVANNRPTTVTFDKNVPVSGLGFHVGVTFPYATGDTIAVFTTKNGESLAATSWRQNQQGNWLRYADSLGLNVAHNIVANVGQKPSVQIAASSLFISPGETVTLNARGAGIYNWVGTGLNTTLGPQVLASPTQTTSYTVTGSGLDLCSTTAVVTINVRAGTVTANTPLAEQALQVTPNPSDGQMMVLFSGPQRGTLTLGVRNLTGVELSRQNHQKTADLFQQTLDIKTAPPGVYFIEVRIGEQVFRRRIVKQ; the protein is encoded by the coding sequence ATGTTCCGACTACTACTCAGCTTATCACTACTTGTCCTGTTGACATCGGGAGTACGCGCTCAGACTGCCCAGCAATGTGCTACGATGGAGATGGATAGTCTGCTCCGCGCTCGTCATCCTGAGTTGGGCACCCTCAACGACTTTGAGCGGGCGTTGCAGCGTAAAATGGTCGAGATCAAAAAACAGATGGCTAGTGGCCGGGTAGGTTTAGCGACGGTCATTACCATTCCCGTTGTGATCCACGTCGTGCATAACGGCGAAGCGGTTGGTTCGGGGCGCAACATCAGCCGGGCACAGGTGCAGGCGCAGCTTACCACACTCAACGAAGATTTTCGGCGGAAGGCCGGTACGCGGGGGTTCAACGACAACCCACTAGGTGCCGATATTGAAATCGAATTCTGCCCAGCCATCGTCAATCCACAGGGGCAGTCGATGGCTGAGCCGGGTATTGACCGCTACAATGGCAACCGGGCCAACTGGAACCGAAACGACATTGAAGGTATCCTCAAACCCAGCAGCTACTGGAATCCCGACAAATATTATAACATCTGGGTTGTCGACCTGAACGATGCCGTAGCCGGAGGTGGTCAGCTATTGGGGTATGCCCAGTTTCCGAGCCAGTCGAATTTGCCCGGTATCCCGAGCGAAGGCCCGGCCAGTACGGATGGTGTCGTGATCGACTACCGCTCCTTTGGCAATGTCGAGAAAGGGACCTTCCCCACCATGCGCGATACGTATAACCTTGGTCGTACATTATCACACGAAACGGGCCACTGGTTTGGTCTTCGTCACATCTGGGGTGATGCGAACTGCGGTGACGACTTTTGCGCCGATACGCCCCCGCAGGCATCGGAGAGCCGAGGTTGCCCGGTTGGTCGGGTGAGTTGCGGATCGACTAATATGGTGCAGAACTACATGGATTACTCCAACGATGCCTGCATGAATATTTTTACCCTAAATCAGAAAGATCGAATTCGGGCCGTTATGGCACTTAGTCCCCGGCGGGTAAGTCTTTTATCATCCAATGTGTGTGGTACGCTGGTGGCCGTTCGGCCGGTGTCGAACTTCCGCGCCGATAATCAGCAGGTATTATTAGGCGGCCAGATTAAGTTCAACGACCTCTCGGATGGATTCCCGACGAGCTGGTCCTGGACGTTCGAGGGAGGCACGCCATCTACCTCAACGGAGCAGAATCCCGTTGTTACGTATACCCAGCCGGGTAAGTTTAAGGTAACGCTGGTCACGTCCAATGCCATTGGGCAGTCGGACCCGGTTACGCGTACCGAATACATTGAAGTGCTCAACCAGGGGCTTTGCAATACGGTCAAGAACTTTGATGGAACGCCAACGGTGTTACGTGAAGTGGGCGGAACCGGTTATGTAGCCGGGCAGAACAGCCGCCGGAGTAAAGCCGTATCGGAGTTTTTTGCCAATAAGCTGGGCTATACAAATCTGGCTGGAGCATCGCTTAAGTTTGGGGTGGCTAAGGCTGCCAGGGGAGCCTCTACCGAATCGGTAGTGACGGTAACCGTCTGGAACGGACGCGGTTTTCAAGGTGGCCCCGGTGCTGTGCTGGGAGAAAAAGACGTACCTCTCCGTACCATTCTGGACGATGTCGCCAACAACCGCCCAACTACCGTTACCTTCGACAAAAATGTGCCGGTAAGCGGACTGGGTTTCCATGTGGGGGTTACGTTCCCGTACGCTACCGGCGATACCATTGCTGTTTTCACGACGAAAAATGGTGAGTCTCTTGCGGCAACCTCCTGGCGGCAGAACCAGCAGGGCAACTGGCTCCGGTATGCCGACAGTCTGGGGCTGAACGTAGCGCATAACATTGTGGCCAACGTGGGCCAGAAACCATCGGTACAAATAGCGGCATCGTCGCTGTTCATTAGTCCGGGCGAAACCGTTACCTTGAATGCCCGTGGAGCGGGTATCTACAACTGGGTTGGCACTGGGCTGAACACCACCCTAGGGCCGCAGGTACTAGCCTCACCCACTCAGACCACGTCGTATACCGTTACCGGTTCAGGCCTGGACCTGTGTAGCACCACGGCCGTGGTAACGATCAACGTGCGGGCAGGAACCGTCACGGCGAATACGCCCCTGGCCGAACAGGCGCTACAGGTAACGCCCAACCCTAGCGACGGGCAGATGATGGTGCTCTTCAGTGGTCCGCAACGGGGCACACTTACGCTGGGCGTGCGTAACCTGACAGGTGTAGAACTTTCCCGACAAAATCACCAGAAAACCGCTGACCTCTTCCAGCAAACGCTCGATATAAAAACGGCCCCGCCCGGCGTGTATTTCATCGAGGTCAGGATAGGCGAACAGGTATTCAGACGACGGATTGTGAAGCAGTAG
- a CDS encoding hypothetical protein (KEGG: afw:Anae109_3035 protease domain-containing protein) gives MEMVKTVLFWTMENKKKYSITSGRWMLGLLAVALIGWVVSACEPQDLDRTFQGPYFVRFTDTTLTYKESYSKPISLSIHNAGPILDQPITVTYSISGTAREGKDYSIAGTKGTVIIPAKASSGSIKLQLINNANNILESQSLIFTLTGVQPSTLQVGFGKEGALGKQLKFTIQDDCLLGGLYSGTGRVGAQTYSVSDVEITSTDCKQYVLKNWNIGLLNFNATKPTLTFIDNGDNSITVPAQSNSELSSTDQISGRGAWNPKDRKISLTLQFRLRMSNGRDTTLSYAQTYTPQ, from the coding sequence ATGGAAATGGTAAAAACTGTCTTGTTCTGGACTATGGAAAATAAAAAGAAATATTCAATAACCAGTGGCCGCTGGATGCTTGGTCTGTTGGCTGTTGCCCTGATTGGCTGGGTGGTGAGTGCCTGCGAACCACAGGATCTGGACCGGACGTTTCAGGGTCCTTACTTCGTACGGTTTACGGACACCACACTAACCTACAAGGAAAGCTACAGCAAGCCTATCTCCCTCAGTATACACAACGCAGGTCCCATACTCGACCAGCCGATAACCGTCACGTACAGCATCAGCGGTACAGCTCGTGAAGGCAAGGATTATTCCATTGCGGGTACGAAGGGAACGGTAATCATTCCGGCAAAGGCCAGTTCGGGAAGCATCAAGCTTCAACTGATCAACAACGCCAACAACATCCTCGAATCGCAGTCGCTCATCTTTACCCTGACCGGCGTTCAGCCCAGTACATTACAGGTTGGATTCGGCAAAGAGGGCGCTTTGGGTAAGCAGTTGAAGTTCACCATTCAGGACGACTGTCTGTTGGGTGGGTTGTATTCGGGTACCGGTCGGGTAGGCGCACAAACGTATTCGGTGTCGGATGTGGAGATTACCAGTACCGACTGCAAACAGTATGTTCTGAAAAACTGGAACATTGGCCTTCTCAACTTCAACGCAACAAAGCCAACCCTTACGTTTATCGACAATGGCGATAACTCCATTACCGTACCGGCGCAGAGTAATTCAGAACTCAGCTCAACCGATCAGATTTCGGGTCGGGGTGCCTGGAACCCGAAAGACCGGAAAATTTCGCTGACGCTTCAGTTCCGGCTCAGAATGAGCAACGGGCGGGATACAACCTTGTCGTACGCCCAAACCTATACACCCCAATAG
- a CDS encoding RagB/SusD domain protein (PFAM: RagB/SusD domain protein~KEGG: mxa:MXAN_4747 putative lipoprotein) — protein sequence MIRFLRYSLLITLVSLGACQEVLEPKPVTLLVDELVLNEPNDVQPVRIGLYSAFRGMASPNIIAGDFTADYIQANGTFTDNIEFGTKRITATNGAVDALWGSIYNTIYVANFILERLPSVPNVTEATRKQVTAEARFLRGWANFIGAYTFGDIPKVTSTNQVANTTITRSAKADILASVLADYQAALTDLPNVTSASTNATTNAAYINKINCQAAMARFYLYQKNWTQAEQLATVVISSGVYSLQTNYSDVVTKDFTNESIIEVGYNLTDDPGTGAYSLNNLLVGRREVIPSNQLVSSLLSVESGTRSATITFNAQQQRGNDNGWTVRKYGTASEDNNNIVLIRLAEMYLIRAEARAQQGKLTGASGAIADLNVLRTRAKAPAITAAAQADVLLAVERERVYELAFEGHRWYDLVRTGRAQAVMSAFSPNWNSRFELWPIPQREIQQNTALTQNPGY from the coding sequence ATGATTCGCTTTCTACGATATAGCCTATTGATTACACTGGTGAGCCTGGGGGCCTGTCAGGAGGTACTCGAACCCAAACCGGTTACCCTGCTCGTCGATGAACTGGTGCTGAACGAACCCAATGACGTGCAGCCAGTACGGATTGGTTTGTACAGTGCGTTTCGGGGCATGGCGTCTCCCAACATCATAGCCGGGGACTTTACTGCCGATTACATCCAGGCAAACGGGACCTTTACCGATAATATCGAGTTCGGTACCAAACGAATTACGGCAACAAATGGGGCCGTCGATGCGCTTTGGGGTAGTATTTACAACACCATTTACGTCGCTAATTTTATTCTTGAACGGTTACCATCTGTGCCAAATGTGACCGAAGCCACCCGAAAACAGGTTACGGCCGAAGCCCGTTTCTTGCGCGGTTGGGCTAACTTTATCGGGGCCTACACCTTCGGCGACATTCCTAAAGTCACCTCCACGAATCAGGTGGCTAATACGACGATCACCCGGTCGGCAAAAGCAGATATTCTGGCCTCTGTTCTGGCCGATTATCAGGCCGCGCTGACCGATCTGCCCAACGTGACCTCGGCTTCGACCAATGCAACGACCAATGCCGCTTACATCAACAAGATAAATTGCCAGGCAGCAATGGCCCGCTTTTACCTGTACCAGAAAAACTGGACACAGGCTGAGCAACTGGCTACAGTTGTGATTAGCTCGGGCGTGTATTCGCTGCAAACCAATTACTCGGACGTTGTCACAAAAGATTTTACCAATGAATCAATTATTGAAGTAGGGTACAACCTGACGGATGATCCCGGCACAGGAGCTTACAGCCTGAATAACCTGCTGGTGGGTCGGCGGGAAGTTATTCCATCCAACCAGCTCGTTAGCTCGCTGCTCTCGGTCGAGTCCGGTACGCGTAGTGCAACCATTACCTTCAATGCCCAGCAGCAGCGGGGAAATGATAATGGCTGGACGGTGCGGAAATACGGTACCGCTTCGGAAGATAACAACAACATTGTGCTGATACGGCTGGCCGAAATGTACCTGATTCGGGCCGAAGCCAGAGCACAGCAGGGTAAACTAACGGGTGCATCGGGGGCTATTGCTGATCTCAACGTGCTCCGTACCCGGGCAAAAGCACCAGCCATTACGGCAGCCGCTCAGGCAGATGTACTCCTCGCCGTAGAGCGGGAACGGGTATATGAATTGGCGTTTGAGGGCCATCGCTGGTATGATCTGGTTCGGACTGGCCGGGCGCAGGCGGTTATGTCGGCGTTTTCCCCCAACTGGAACAGCCGCTTTGAACTCTGGCCGATACCGCAGCGGGAAATTCAGCAAAACACAGCCTTAACCCAAAATCCGGGCTATTGA